The Oculatellaceae cyanobacterium genome contains a region encoding:
- a CDS encoding aldo/keto reductase: protein MQTLKLLSGQVIPVLGMGTWQMGENTRNRQDEINALRHGLDIGLSLIDTAEMYGEGGAEEVIAQAITNRRSQAFIVSKVYPHNASIKGAIAACERSLQRLKTDYLDLYLLHWRGSIPLTQTLEAFQTLQQAGKIRSYGVSNFDVKDMESASQLNGGKAIVTNQVLYNLSRRGIEWNLLPWCRERSIPIMAYSPIEQGRILKNRTLGAIAQQRGVIPAQIAIAWLLHQENVIVIPKSSNIDHVEQNRAAIDLKLSTEELDALDIAFPPPTKPTSLEML from the coding sequence GTGCAAACCCTTAAACTACTTTCTGGGCAAGTCATTCCAGTACTCGGTATGGGTACTTGGCAGATGGGAGAAAATACCCGAAACCGCCAAGATGAAATTAATGCCTTACGTCACGGACTTGATATTGGTCTTTCTTTGATTGATACTGCCGAAATGTACGGTGAAGGTGGTGCTGAAGAAGTGATCGCCCAAGCTATTACTAATCGTCGATCGCAAGCCTTCATAGTCAGCAAAGTATATCCTCATAATGCTTCTATTAAAGGTGCGATCGCAGCCTGTGAAAGAAGTTTGCAACGTCTTAAAACTGACTACCTTGACCTTTATCTATTGCATTGGCGTGGCTCAATTCCACTGACACAAACACTCGAAGCATTTCAGACACTTCAGCAAGCAGGGAAAATTCGCAGCTACGGTGTCAGCAACTTCGATGTTAAGGATATGGAATCAGCCAGCCAATTAAACGGTGGAAAAGCAATTGTAACTAATCAAGTTCTCTACAACCTCAGCCGACGGGGGATTGAGTGGAATTTGCTTCCCTGGTGCAGAGAACGAAGCATTCCCATCATGGCGTATTCCCCTATCGAACAAGGTCGCATATTGAAAAATCGCACACTTGGGGCGATCGCACAACAGCGAGGAGTTATTCCGGCTCAAATTGCGATCGCCTGGTTGTTGCATCAAGAAAATGTGATTGTGATTCCCAAATCCAGCAATATTGACCATGTAGAACAGAATCGTGCTGCAATAGATCTAAAACTTAGCACTGAAGAACTTGATGCTCTCGATATTGCTTTCCCGCCACCTACCAAACCTACTTCTTTAGAGATGCTGTAA
- a CDS encoding DUF3891 family protein yields MLYRTIDENRICITQPTHAWVSGQMAQVWGNEMFGSLAPYEAVCLGAEQHDIGWIPWESAPTFNPDTGYPHSFMEVAPEVHTKLWAGAKQLAMPMGRYVALLVSLHGTGLYERFTHWKNSPEATRAVVAFLQQEKEFQQNLIARLGQDPAYQPYVTPEVIIRNQRLVATLDGLSLFICMGVTAQKQFEQVPSATGETTLTLMPINDDPTQLWVEPWCFQRDEVTVVFEGRILSEKASDEEMMREQLANAPWVTLTATLRPR; encoded by the coding sequence ATGTTGTACCGCACCATTGATGAAAATCGGATTTGTATTACTCAACCCACCCATGCTTGGGTTTCTGGACAAATGGCTCAAGTTTGGGGTAATGAGATGTTTGGCTCACTTGCTCCTTATGAAGCTGTTTGTTTAGGTGCTGAACAACATGATATTGGTTGGATACCTTGGGAATCGGCTCCGACTTTCAACCCTGACACGGGCTACCCACACAGTTTTATGGAAGTTGCACCGGAAGTGCATACAAAGTTATGGGCAGGGGCAAAACAACTAGCAATGCCGATGGGACGATATGTAGCGTTGCTGGTTTCGCTACATGGTACAGGATTGTATGAACGTTTTACTCACTGGAAAAATTCACCGGAAGCGACGCGGGCAGTCGTTGCTTTTTTGCAACAGGAAAAGGAATTTCAACAAAATTTGATTGCTAGGTTAGGGCAAGATCCAGCTTATCAACCGTATGTTACGCCAGAAGTAATTATTCGGAATCAACGACTCGTTGCCACCCTGGATGGGTTGTCTCTCTTCATTTGCATGGGCGTAACCGCACAAAAGCAGTTTGAGCAAGTGCCATCGGCAACGGGAGAAACAACTTTAACGTTGATGCCTATTAATGATGACCCAACTCAGTTATGGGTAGAGCCTTGGTGTTTCCAGCGTGATGAGGTGACAGTGGTATTTGAGGGACGGATTTTAAGTGAGAAAGCAAGTGATGAGGAGATGATGCGCGAGCAACTTGCCAATGCTCCTTGGGTGACGCTCACAGCAACGCTTCGTCCAAGATAA